From one Catellatospora sp. IY07-71 genomic stretch:
- the cobI gene encoding precorrin-2 C(20)-methyltransferase, translated as MRLIGVGVGPGDPELVTLQAVRLLRAAGRVFVPVMDLGETGRAEATVRAHAGHDRVERLVFALNERDDARRRESHWDEAGRRVADWLRETGGTAAFATIGDPNVYSTFGYLAATVRALLPEVEIATAPGITAMQALAAAAGVPLAEGTEPLVLVPLARGATALPGALAYAEDGTVVAYKGGRHLDEVVAVVKDAGRLGGAVLGTRLGLPGESVTPLATAAEAPYLSAVLIPGRREGRGGKL; from the coding sequence ATGCGCCTGATCGGAGTCGGCGTCGGTCCCGGCGATCCCGAGCTGGTGACGCTCCAGGCGGTACGCCTGCTGCGCGCGGCCGGGCGGGTGTTCGTGCCCGTGATGGACCTGGGCGAGACCGGCCGGGCGGAGGCGACGGTCCGCGCGCACGCCGGGCACGACCGCGTCGAGCGGCTGGTGTTCGCGCTGAACGAGCGCGACGACGCGCGCCGCCGCGAGTCCCACTGGGACGAGGCAGGCCGCCGTGTCGCGGACTGGCTGCGCGAGACCGGCGGCACCGCCGCGTTCGCCACCATCGGCGACCCCAACGTGTACTCCACCTTCGGCTACCTCGCCGCCACGGTCCGGGCGCTGCTGCCCGAGGTCGAGATCGCCACCGCGCCCGGCATCACCGCGATGCAGGCGCTCGCGGCGGCGGCCGGGGTGCCGCTGGCCGAGGGCACCGAGCCGCTGGTGCTGGTGCCGCTCGCCCGGGGCGCCACGGCCCTGCCCGGCGCGCTCGCGTACGCCGAGGACGGCACGGTGGTGGCGTACAAGGGCGGGCGGCACCTGGACGAGGTCGTCGCCGTGGTGAAGGACGCCGGGCGGCTCGGCGGCGCGGTGCTCGGCACCCGGCTGGGCCTGCCGGGGGAGAGCGTGACGCCGCTGGCGACGGCGGCCGAGGCGCCGTACCTGTCGGCGGTGCTGATCCCGGGACGGCGTGAGGGAAGGGGCGGAAAGCTGTGA
- a CDS encoding cobyrinate a,c-diamide synthase has product MVTIPRIVVAAAASGHGKTTVATGLLAAYTARGMSVAGFKVGPDYIDPTYHSLACGRPGRNLDPSLVGAELVGPLFAHGAAGAQLAVVEGVMGLYDGRSGQGGFGSTAHVAELLDAPVVFVVDATGQGRSVAALLHGFRSFGTVRLGGVVLNRVGSDRHEEILREACEEVGAPVLGVLRRAAAVAVPSRHLGLVPAAEQSGAAVDAVRAMGELVADGIDLGEVLAVAHGAPPLDVTPWSAAEAVGEPVAQRPVIAVAGGPAFTFGYAEQAELLRAAGAEVVHVDPLRDEALPPRTAGLVVGGGFPEVYGAELAANRPLRDAVRELAAAGGPVVAECAGLLWLARSLDGQEMCGVLDARAVMTERLTLGYRDAVAVSGSVLAEPGTRVTGHEFHRTAVAPAAGPAPAWAWRGAAAEGFVQHRVHASYLHLHWAGRPGFAARTVRAACA; this is encoded by the coding sequence GTGGTGACGATCCCGCGGATCGTGGTCGCTGCGGCGGCGTCGGGGCACGGCAAGACGACCGTGGCGACGGGGCTGCTGGCGGCTTACACCGCGCGCGGCATGAGCGTCGCCGGGTTCAAGGTCGGGCCGGACTACATCGACCCGACCTACCACTCGCTGGCCTGCGGGCGGCCCGGCCGCAACCTGGACCCGTCGCTGGTCGGCGCGGAGCTGGTCGGGCCGCTGTTCGCGCACGGCGCGGCGGGTGCGCAGCTCGCCGTCGTCGAGGGCGTGATGGGCCTGTACGACGGCCGCTCCGGCCAGGGCGGCTTCGGCTCGACCGCGCACGTCGCCGAGCTGCTGGACGCGCCGGTCGTGTTCGTGGTGGACGCGACCGGGCAGGGCCGCTCGGTGGCCGCGCTGCTGCACGGGTTCCGCTCGTTCGGCACGGTGCGCCTCGGCGGGGTGGTGCTCAACCGGGTCGGCTCCGACCGGCACGAGGAGATCCTGCGCGAGGCCTGCGAGGAGGTCGGCGCCCCGGTGCTCGGCGTGCTGCGGCGGGCCGCCGCCGTCGCGGTGCCCTCGCGGCACCTGGGGCTGGTGCCCGCCGCCGAGCAGAGCGGTGCCGCGGTCGACGCCGTACGCGCGATGGGTGAGCTGGTCGCGGACGGGATCGACCTCGGCGAGGTGCTCGCCGTCGCGCACGGCGCGCCGCCGCTGGACGTGACGCCGTGGTCGGCCGCCGAGGCGGTGGGCGAGCCGGTGGCGCAGCGGCCGGTGATCGCCGTCGCGGGCGGGCCCGCGTTCACGTTCGGCTACGCCGAGCAGGCCGAGCTGCTGCGGGCCGCCGGGGCCGAGGTGGTGCACGTCGACCCGCTGCGGGACGAGGCGCTGCCGCCGCGCACCGCCGGGCTCGTGGTCGGCGGCGGCTTCCCCGAGGTGTACGGCGCCGAGCTGGCCGCGAACAGGCCGCTGCGCGACGCCGTACGCGAGCTGGCCGCCGCGGGCGGCCCGGTCGTCGCGGAGTGCGCGGGCCTGCTGTGGCTGGCCCGGTCGCTGGACGGGCAGGAGATGTGCGGGGTGCTCGACGCGCGGGCCGTCATGACCGAGCGGCTCACCCTCGGCTACCGCGACGCCGTCGCCGTGTCCGGCAGCGTGCTCGCCGAGCCGGGCACCCGCGTCACCGGGCACGAGTTCCACCGCACCGCCGTCGCCCCCGCCGCCGGGCCCGCGCCCGCCTGGGCCTGGCGCGGCGCCGCCGCCGAGGGCTTCGTCCAGCATCGCGTACACGCCTCCTACCTGCACCTGCACTGGGCCGGGCGGCCCGGCTTCGCGGCGCGGACGGTGCGTGCCGCATGCGCCTGA
- the cobO gene encoding cob(I)yrinic acid a,c-diamide adenosyltransferase produces MPQGRPEHVPEDGLTTRQRRKGPLLAVHTGVGKGKSTAAFGMALRAWNVGWPVAVFQFVKSPKWRVGEEAAFRALGEAHARTGAGAPVTWHKMGEGWSWLARPGDERDHAAEAAEGWAQIKRDLAAQRYGFYVLDEFTYPLHWGWVPVDDVVATLRERPGTQHVVITGRYAAPALLDAADLVTEMGKVKHPMDAGRKGQAGIEW; encoded by the coding sequence ATGCCGCAGGGCAGGCCGGAGCACGTGCCCGAAGACGGGCTGACCACGCGGCAGCGCCGGAAGGGGCCGCTGCTCGCGGTGCACACGGGCGTGGGCAAGGGCAAGTCGACCGCCGCGTTCGGGATGGCGCTGCGGGCCTGGAACGTCGGCTGGCCCGTCGCCGTTTTCCAGTTCGTGAAGAGCCCGAAATGGCGGGTCGGCGAGGAGGCCGCGTTCCGGGCGCTGGGCGAGGCCCACGCGCGGACCGGCGCCGGCGCCCCGGTGACCTGGCACAAGATGGGTGAGGGCTGGTCGTGGCTGGCCCGGCCGGGCGACGAGCGCGACCACGCCGCCGAGGCGGCCGAGGGCTGGGCGCAGATCAAGCGGGACCTGGCCGCGCAGCGGTACGGCTTCTACGTGCTGGACGAGTTCACCTACCCGCTGCACTGGGGCTGGGTGCCCGTCGACGACGTGGTGGCGACGCTGCGCGAGCGCCCGGGCACCCAGCACGTCGTGATCACCGGCCGGTACGCCGCCCCGGCGCTGCTGGACGCGGCCGATCTGGTCACCGAGATGGGCAAGGTGAAGCACCCGATGGACGCGGGGCGCAAGGGCCAGGCAGGGATCGAATGGTGA